CATACGTTAAAGTTCCGTCTGGATTAAATTGTTTCCACATTGAAGCCTGTAAAAACCCTGCAACATACATTGGAAGTGTGTATAATATAATTCCTAATGTACCAATCCAAAAGTGGAAATTAGCTAATTTAATAGAGTATAAAGTACTTTTTGTCATACGTGGAATCAACCAATAAATCATACCAAAGGCCATGAATCCATTCCAAGCTAAAGCTCCAACGTGAACGTGTGCAATAATCCAATCCGTATAATGCGCAATAGCATTTACATTTTTAAGAGACAACATTGGTCCTTCAAAAGTAGCCATCCCATAACCAGTAATAGCAACTACGAAGAATTTCAAAACAGGATCAACACGAACTTTATCCCAAACTCCTCTCAAAGTCAATAATCCGTTTATCATACCTCCCCAAGATGGAGCAATCAACATGATTGAAAACACAACTCCTAAATTCTGTGCCCAAGTTGGCAATGCAGAATACAATAAGTGGTGTGGTCCAGCCCAGATATAAATAAAAATCAAAGACCAGAAGTGAACAATAGAAAGTCTATAAGAATATACTGGACGATTAGCTGCTTTTGGAACAAAATAATACATCAATCCTAAAAATGGTGTAGTCAAGAAAAAGGCAACAGCATTATGTCCGTACCACCATTGAACTAAAGCATCTTGAACCCCTGCATATACAGAATAACTTTTCATTGCTGAAACAGGTAATTCTAAACTATTGAAAATATGTAAAACAGCTACAGTTACAAATGTTGCCAAATAAAACCAGATTGCTACATATAAATGACGCTCTCTTCTTTTTATCATGGTTCCAATCATGTTAATACCAAATACAACCCAAATTAACGCAATTGCAATATCAATTGGCCATTCTAATTCGGCATATTCCTTTGAAGTACTAAAACCTAAAGGCAATGAAACAGCTGCGGCAACAATGATTAATTGCCAACCCCAAAAGTTTAGATTACTCAAGAAATCACTAAACATCCTTGCTTTTAATAACCTTTGCGTCGAATAGTAAACCCCTGCAAACATAGCGTTTCCTACAAAGGCAAAAATAACTGCATTGGTGTGTAAAGGTCTCAATCTACCAAAACTTAACCACGAAATTCCGTCAGTTAGGTTTGGAAAAAGAAACATAATAGCCAGAATAAGTCCAACTAACATTCCCACTACACCAAAAACAATGGTGGCGTAAATGAATTTCTTTACAATTTTGTTGTCGTAATAAAATTGTTGCATTTCCATAATTAAATTTGTTTTTCTTCTGTTGTTTGTATTGATTTTGGATTGTTAATTTTGAGCTCATCGTCAAAAAGCATTCTGACAGATGGCGTATAATCATCGTCATACTGACCTGTTTTTACTGCTCGAATAAAAGCAACAAAAAAGCCAATAGCAACTACGATACTAATGGAGATTAATAAATATATAACACTCATACCTTAAAATTATGTTAACAAAATTAGTTTTTGAATCTCGCAAAAAACATGACATTTATCATGATTAAAGCATTATGATAAATTTATACAAAAATTTAATACAAAAATATCCTTTATTGCTATTTCCTACTTGCGAAGTAATTACTCATCAATGTCACAAAGCTCACTATTGTAATGGTACTCAGCGGCATAATGATTGCAGCTACCAAAGGCAACAAATTTCCGGTTACCGCAAAAGATAATCCAACCACATTATATAATAATGAAAGAGTAAAACTCATTTTGATAGTTGTGATTGCTTTTTTAGATAATTTCAAGAAATAACTTAATTTTTGGAACTCATTAGCATCCAAAATAGCATCGCAAGCAGGCGAAAAAACATTCACATTTTCGGAAATAGAAATTCCTACATTACTTTGTGCCAAAGCTCCAGCATCATTCAATCCATCACCAACCATCATAACATTTTTACCTTCATCTTGCAACTTTTTGATGAACTCTAATTTCTGTTCAGGTTTTTGATTAAAGATTAATTCGGTTCCTTTTGGCAAAAGCATTTCTAAAGTATCTCGTTCGCCTTCATTATCACCTGACAAAACTTTGATTTGGTAATTTACATTCAAATTCTGAAAAAGCTCCGCCAAGCCTTCTCTATATTGATTATTAAAAACGTATTTACCATAATAGACTTCGTTTATTTTAACATGAACAGAAGTCCTCTCCCCAACCCTCTCCAAAGGAGATGGAGCTGAAAATGGCAAAGTAGAATTTTGAAAAATAAAATCGTAAGAACCAATTCGAATTATATTTTCTTCTATTTGAGCTAAAATTCCTTTACCTGTTATTTCTTGAAAATCAGTTATTTTTACTTTTTTCATTTCAGGTAAAAAATCATATAACATCCTACTTAATGGATGGTTAGATGCTCTAAGTACATTTTTAATGATCAAAAGATTTTCCTCCGAAAGTGCTTTTCCTTCATACGAAATATTAGATTTCTTATTGGTGGTTATGGTTCCTGTTTTGTCAAAAACTATTGTATCAACTTTTGCTAATTGTTCAATCACCAAAGCATTCTTGAGATAGAATTTCTTCTTGCCCAAAATACGCAATATGTTTCCGGTTGTAAAAGGAGCTGTTAATGCTAATGCACAAGGACAAGCCACAATAAGAACTGCCGTAAAAACATTGAAAGCCGTATTTACATCAATAAAAATCCAATATCCAAAGCCAGCAAAAGCTATTAATAATAATATTGGAGTAAAATATCTAGATATTCTATCCGTAATCGTTTTGTGTTTTTGTTCTACATTCTTTTGGAACACATCATTACTCCATAATTGGGTCAAATAACTTTGTGAAACTGAATGCAAAACTTCCATTTCAATCACTTTTCCTATTTGTTTTCCTCCTGCAAAAATCTTGTTACCTGATTTTTTAGTAATCGGGATTGCTTCTCCGGTAACAAAACTATAATCTATTTCAGCTTTTTCGGAAATCAAAATGCCATCAACTGGAATAAGTTCTTGGTTTCTAATTAATAATCGATCTCCTTTTTGAATATCATAAACGGGCACGCTTTCTTCGGAAGTAGCATTAATACGGGTAATTGCTATTGGAAAATACGATTTAAAATCTCTTTCGAAACTCAAAAAACTATAGGTTTTAATTTGGAACATTTTCCCTAAAAGCATAAAGAAAATCAAGCCCGTTAAGCTGTCGAAAAAACCTGAACCATAATCCATGACAATATCAACTGTACTTCTAATAAACATCACAACAATCCCTAAAGCTATAGGAATATCGATATTAAGCATTTTAGCTTTGATGCTTTTGTAGGCTGAAACATAATAACCACTTGCCGAATAAAAGAAACTTGGTAAAGACAATATAAAAATCAACCAACGAAAAAAACCGCGGTATTGATCTAGCCAATATTCTTTTACCTCAAAATATTCTGGGAATGAAAGCAGCATAATATTACCGAAACAAAAAAAGGCCACACCCAATTTATAAGTCAAACTTCGGTCAACATTATTGCTTCCAGTCTCGTAATTTTCTAAGCTTATATAGGGTTCGTAACCAATGGAGCTTAATAAATAAACAATGGTTTTAAGTGAAACTATCTCTGGATTATAAGTGACACGTACTTTCTTTTCGGGAAAATTAACTTGTGAAGTACTTATTCCCTTTTGAAGACGCTGTAGATTTTCCAAAATCCAAATACACGAGCTACAATGAATATGAGGAATGTTAAGTGAAATAATTTCGGTTGAATCCTCTTGGAATTCCAACAGTTTTGAAACAATACTTTCATTGTCTAAAAAATCATATTTACCATTAATATCTTGCGGGGTTGCTCCAGGCGATTTTTCAAAATCATAATAGCATGTCATATCATTGAGACTGAAAATTTCGTACACGGTTTTACAACCATTACAACAAAATTCTTTGTCATCAAATATAATTTCTTCAGCTTTTACAATATCTAAACCACAATGGAAACAGTTTTGTCTGTCCATAAATCTTTGCTCATTTTACCTGTTACAAAGGTTGTTAATTGAATTAGTTAAAAATATGACTTTTGTCATATAATTGTTTAAATTTGCAGTACAAATTAGGACTTATTTTGTAGAATATATTAGACCTGTTTTGTAGAACAAGTAAAGCCCCTTTCTTATTATGAGTAAATGTGAACAATGTATTGTTAGAGAATTCAGTTCTTTGAAAGCACTTAATAAAGATGAACTAGTAAAACTAGCGGAATGTAAATCATCTCACACAGTCAAAAAAGGAGATGTTATCTTTGAAGAAGGAGAAACAATCAATGGTATTTATTGCGTCAAAGATGGTATTTGTAAACTAACAAAACTGAGCCCTAACGGAAAAGATCATATTGTCAAATTGATTAAAAAAGGCGAGCTATTAGGGCAACGTTCTTTAATTAGTGACGAACCCGTAAACCTAAGTGCGATTGCTCTTGAGGACATGGAAGTATGCTTTATTCCTAAAAATGAGGTGATGGGATTTTTTGATAAAAACAATCAGTTCTCTATGAATGTCATGAAAACTATTTGTGGCGATCTTAAAGAAGCGGATGATCATATGGTTAATATGGCTCAAAAAACCGTTAAAGAAAGACTGGCCGAAACATTACTTTACTTGCTAGATACTTTTGGAAAAAATGAAGATAACACTTTGAAAGTCCAGCTTTCAAGAGATGAATTAGCTAGCATGATTGGTACTGCTACCGAAAGTTGTATTCGTTTATTATCCGATTTTAATAAATTAGGATTAATTGAATTGTCTGGTAAAAAAATTATTTTAAAAGACATTAATAAATTAAAAAAAATAGCGGACTAAACGCTAAACTATAAAATGAAGCAAAAGAGTACTAAAGCTTTTTTGCTTCATTCCAAAAAACATCCATTTCAGCAAGCGTCATATCCATTAGTGGTTTACCTAATTCTCCTGCTTTGCTTTCGAGATATTGAAATCTTTTAATGAATTTTTTATTGGTTCTTTCTAAAGCGTCTTCGGGATTTACATTCAAAAATCGGGCGTAATTAATCATGGAGAATAACACATCGCCAAATTCAGCTTCTATTTTATCCTGATTTTTAGCATCAACCTCAACTTGTAATTCCTGTAATTCCTCTTGAACTTTATCCCAAACTTGATGAGGCTCTTCCCAGTCAAAACCTACACCTTTTACTTTATCTTGAATACGACTCGCTTTTACTAATGCAGGCAAACTTTTAGGAACTCCTTCAAGCACTGATTTTTTACCTTCTTTCAATTTCAGTTTTTCCCAATTTTGCTTTACTTCTTCTTCGTCTTTTACCACAACATCACTATAAATATGAGGATGACGATGAATCAATTTTTCGCAGATTTCATTACACACATCCGCCATGTCAAAATCGCCTGTTTCACTTCCTATTTTAGAATAAAAAACAATGTGCAATAATAAATCCCCCAATTCTCTCTTAACCTCACTTAAATCATTATCCAAAATAGCATCGCCTAATTCATAGGTTTCTTCTATGGTTAAATGACGTAAACTTTGCATGGTTTGCTTTTTATCCCAAGGACATTTTTCGCGCAAATCATCCATAATATTCAATAATCTTTCAAAAGCCTGAAGTTGATGTGTTCTTGAGTTCATTGTTTGAGTGGTTTTTGTAAAAATAAAAAAATCCTGTCAAGAAAT
Above is a window of Flavobacterium sp. 123 DNA encoding:
- the ccoN gene encoding cytochrome-c oxidase, cbb3-type subunit I gives rise to the protein MEMQQFYYDNKIVKKFIYATIVFGVVGMLVGLILAIMFLFPNLTDGISWLSFGRLRPLHTNAVIFAFVGNAMFAGVYYSTQRLLKARMFSDFLSNLNFWGWQLIIVAAAVSLPLGFSTSKEYAELEWPIDIAIALIWVVFGINMIGTMIKRRERHLYVAIWFYLATFVTVAVLHIFNSLELPVSAMKSYSVYAGVQDALVQWWYGHNAVAFFLTTPFLGLMYYFVPKAANRPVYSYRLSIVHFWSLIFIYIWAGPHHLLYSALPTWAQNLGVVFSIMLIAPSWGGMINGLLTLRGVWDKVRVDPVLKFFVVAITGYGMATFEGPMLSLKNVNAIAHYTDWIIAHVHVGALAWNGFMAFGMIYWLIPRMTKSTLYSIKLANFHFWIGTLGIILYTLPMYVAGFLQASMWKQFNPDGTLTYGNFLETVTQIMPMYWMRAVGGTLYLTGMFVLVYNIIKTVKAGSAIEDELAEAPELVKISAGRVKGEKFHPWLERKPIQLTLLATVAILIGGIIQIVPTIMVKSNIPTIASVKPYSPLELEGRDLYIREGCVGCHSQSVRPFRSEVERYGPQSKAGEFVYDHPFLWGSKRTGPDLLRVGGKYNDNWHFNHFWSPQSISAGSIMPGYKWLFDNKAMDVSMTQKKMEAMVTLGVPYTAAQVANAQKDLRAQAISIEESLKNDPDFVKSYDDSKKKADAKGEKFVPMNEREIVALIAYIQRLGTDIKVKE
- the ccoS gene encoding cbb3-type cytochrome oxidase assembly protein CcoS; this encodes MSVIYLLISISIVVAIGFFVAFIRAVKTGQYDDDYTPSVRMLFDDELKINNPKSIQTTEEKQI
- a CDS encoding heavy metal translocating P-type ATPase metal-binding domain-containing protein; this translates as MDRQNCFHCGLDIVKAEEIIFDDKEFCCNGCKTVYEIFSLNDMTCYYDFEKSPGATPQDINGKYDFLDNESIVSKLLEFQEDSTEIISLNIPHIHCSSCIWILENLQRLQKGISTSQVNFPEKKVRVTYNPEIVSLKTIVYLLSSIGYEPYISLENYETGSNNVDRSLTYKLGVAFFCFGNIMLLSFPEYFEVKEYWLDQYRGFFRWLIFILSLPSFFYSASGYYVSAYKSIKAKMLNIDIPIALGIVVMFIRSTVDIVMDYGSGFFDSLTGLIFFMLLGKMFQIKTYSFLSFERDFKSYFPIAITRINATSEESVPVYDIQKGDRLLIRNQELIPVDGILISEKAEIDYSFVTGEAIPITKKSGNKIFAGGKQIGKVIEMEVLHSVSQSYLTQLWSNDVFQKNVEQKHKTITDRISRYFTPILLLIAFAGFGYWIFIDVNTAFNVFTAVLIVACPCALALTAPFTTGNILRILGKKKFYLKNALVIEQLAKVDTIVFDKTGTITTNKKSNISYEGKALSEENLLIIKNVLRASNHPLSRMLYDFLPEMKKVKITDFQEITGKGILAQIEENIIRIGSYDFIFQNSTLPFSAPSPLERVGERTSVHVKINEVYYGKYVFNNQYREGLAELFQNLNVNYQIKVLSGDNEGERDTLEMLLPKGTELIFNQKPEQKLEFIKKLQDEGKNVMMVGDGLNDAGALAQSNVGISISENVNVFSPACDAILDANEFQKLSYFLKLSKKAITTIKMSFTLSLLYNVVGLSFAVTGNLLPLVAAIIMPLSTITIVSFVTLMSNYFASRK
- a CDS encoding Crp/Fnr family transcriptional regulator yields the protein MSKCEQCIVREFSSLKALNKDELVKLAECKSSHTVKKGDVIFEEGETINGIYCVKDGICKLTKLSPNGKDHIVKLIKKGELLGQRSLISDEPVNLSAIALEDMEVCFIPKNEVMGFFDKNNQFSMNVMKTICGDLKEADDHMVNMAQKTVKERLAETLLYLLDTFGKNEDNTLKVQLSRDELASMIGTATESCIRLLSDFNKLGLIELSGKKIILKDINKLKKIAD
- the mazG gene encoding nucleoside triphosphate pyrophosphohydrolase; this encodes MNSRTHQLQAFERLLNIMDDLREKCPWDKKQTMQSLRHLTIEETYELGDAILDNDLSEVKRELGDLLLHIVFYSKIGSETGDFDMADVCNEICEKLIHRHPHIYSDVVVKDEEEVKQNWEKLKLKEGKKSVLEGVPKSLPALVKASRIQDKVKGVGFDWEEPHQVWDKVQEELQELQVEVDAKNQDKIEAEFGDVLFSMINYARFLNVNPEDALERTNKKFIKRFQYLESKAGELGKPLMDMTLAEMDVFWNEAKKL